The Methanocella arvoryzae MRE50 genome includes a region encoding these proteins:
- a CDS encoding non-histone chromosomal MC1 family protein → MTTAKKETQSTSSREKKNFGLINEKGEEVGTYSGAQPRDAALKAANRGITNIVLREKGTKKLHYFNGRRELVPAPANAPEWIKKAAAENKGKIYKANVEKVGTATLEYSELERNPKSLFKVPSKK, encoded by the coding sequence ATCACTACGGCAAAGAAGGAAACACAGAGCACTTCGTCCAGAGAAAAGAAGAACTTTGGTCTGATAAACGAGAAAGGTGAAGAAGTGGGAACCTACAGTGGAGCACAGCCGAGGGATGCGGCCTTAAAGGCGGCAAACCGTGGCATTACTAACATCGTACTTCGGGAAAAGGGAACTAAGAAGCTCCATTACTTCAATGGCAGGCGTGAACTAGTTCCGGCACCGGCCAATGCTCCGGAGTGGATCAAGAAGGCTGCAGCCGAAAATAAAGGCAAGATCTACAAGGCTAACGTCGAAAAAGTCGGCACAGCCACCCTGGAGTACAGTGAGCTCGAAAGGAACCCCAAGTCACTGTTCAAAGTGCCTTCCAAGAAATAA
- a CDS encoding KGG domain-containing protein produces the protein MARKESKGEISVREAGRRGGNTTKERHGPDFYREIGHKGGQKVRELIERGKSQER, from the coding sequence ATGGCTAGAAAAGAATCGAAAGGTGAAATCAGTGTAAGGGAAGCTGGAAGACGAGGCGGAAACACCACCAAGGAGAGGCACGGCCCCGATTTCTACCGCGAGATCGGCCACAAGGGAGGCCAGAAAGTCCGCGAGTTAATTGAAAGGGGCAAGTCTCAGGAACGCTAA
- the xerA gene encoding site-specific tyrosine recombinase/integron integrase, protein MDYVAVFIDEKRLSSSPGTIRQYGMILNRFYKYTGKQPEMVVRPEIVRYLNYLMFEKHLSKTTVANVLSVLKSFYSFMLDNGYVSSNPTRGINNIKLDKKAPVYLTVSEMNDLLDTAIDTRDRIIVRLLYATGVRVSELVNIRKKDIDFDRCTIKVFGKGAKERIVLVPETVVKEMYDYAASLSNDDRLFNLTPRTVQRDIKQLARRAKINKNVTPHKLRHSFATHMLQNGGNVVAIQKLLGHSSLNTTQIYTHYNVDELKEMYGRTHPLGK, encoded by the coding sequence ATGGATTACGTAGCTGTGTTTATCGATGAAAAAAGGCTATCGTCCAGCCCTGGCACTATCCGGCAGTATGGCATGATCCTCAACCGGTTTTATAAGTATACGGGTAAACAGCCTGAAATGGTCGTCCGGCCGGAGATTGTGCGGTACCTGAACTACCTCATGTTCGAAAAACACCTGTCGAAAACGACGGTTGCTAACGTGTTGAGCGTCCTGAAATCCTTTTATTCATTCATGCTCGACAATGGCTATGTTTCCTCGAACCCCACGAGAGGCATCAACAATATCAAGCTGGATAAGAAGGCGCCGGTATACCTGACAGTCTCTGAGATGAACGATCTGCTCGATACGGCGATCGACACTCGTGACAGAATTATCGTAAGACTGTTATACGCAACCGGCGTGCGGGTTTCAGAGCTGGTGAACATCCGGAAAAAAGACATCGATTTCGACCGGTGTACGATCAAAGTATTCGGCAAGGGAGCCAAAGAGCGGATCGTTCTTGTTCCGGAAACAGTAGTCAAAGAAATGTATGACTACGCTGCCAGTCTCAGCAATGACGACCGGCTTTTCAACCTGACACCCCGTACGGTTCAGCGGGACATCAAACAGCTCGCCCGCCGGGCAAAGATCAATAAAAACGTGACACCCCATAAGTTGCGTCATAGTTTTGCCACACACATGCTCCAGAACGGAGGAAACGTCGTGGCTATCCAGAAGCTGCTCGGCCACTCATCGCTCAATACGACGCAAATATACACCCACTATAATGTCGATGAGCTGAAAGAAATGTACGGGCGGACGCACCCGCTTGGCAAGTAG
- a CDS encoding YkgJ family cysteine cluster protein — MQETIKDRFECRQCGNCCRSNSMLPLTLDDIYRIADFLDMGPDEFFQEYCKEMVIGGSVTPMAYLTREDGCPFLKDNLCSIHFVKPLLCKYMPSTIFGSSQYLRSKMPSSCDVQRARNGWKINDTDSVKERYMVSMILTSIYYSNYGKFDYESAKPYIYRILLINRNRKNLYDLVDNHQVTN, encoded by the coding sequence ATGCAGGAGACTATTAAAGATCGCTTCGAATGCCGGCAATGCGGGAACTGCTGCCGGTCGAATAGCATGTTACCGCTGACTCTGGACGATATCTACCGGATAGCTGATTTCCTCGACATGGGGCCGGATGAGTTCTTCCAGGAGTATTGTAAGGAGATGGTCATAGGCGGCAGTGTCACCCCGATGGCGTACCTTACCCGGGAAGACGGGTGCCCGTTCCTCAAGGATAACCTCTGCTCAATCCACTTTGTCAAGCCGCTGCTATGCAAATACATGCCTTCCACGATCTTCGGCAGCAGCCAGTACCTGCGCTCTAAAATGCCGTCGAGCTGCGACGTGCAGCGTGCCAGGAATGGGTGGAAGATCAACGATACAGATTCGGTTAAAGAGCGGTACATGGTCTCCATGATACTGACGTCAATATACTACAGTAATTACGGTAAGTTCGATTACGAGAGCGCGAAGCCGTACATCTACAGGATACTGCTCATCAACCGAAATCGAAAAAACCTGTATGATCTCGTGGATAATCACCAGGTAACAAATTGA
- a CDS encoding YgiQ family radical SAM protein: MSRPARNRYLPMTKDELKALGWDRCDVVIVSGDAYVDHPSFGVAIIGRVLEKAGFRVGIIAQPDVTDKTSFSRLGEPRLCFCVTSGNVDSMVNNYTANKRLRSDDDYSPGNRPHMRPDRAVTVYCNKIRETYKTIPIITGGLEASLRRFAHYDYWDDKVRQSILADAPADMIVYGMGEKTIVDVVGRLKNGERIADITDIRGTTYKTRKIGDLSDFIELPDFKAVSTDKRAFAEAFKTFYDEQDPYYGHTLVQRHPKTIIVQNPPALPLTTAEMDAIYDLPYTRYPHPSYKEDIPALRTVRFSITSHRGCFGGCAFCAITAHQGRMIQSRSQESILREIRALTKLPEFKGTISDIGGPTADMYMLGCSKRSTQGMCRDKLCLYPEPCPNLNKDHSRLITLLNEVRKVPGVKNVFIGSGIRYDLAMQDEQYLYHICRQNVSGQLKVAPEHVSRNVTDAMCKPSIEAYDKFVSKYREINKELGKEQYIIPYFISAHPGCTLKDAIQLAEYVRDMGYYVEQVQDFTPTPSTLSTCMYYTGYNPYTGQEVYVPKSVEERRMYRALLQYKNPENYDLVKKALISANRKDLIGYGQNCLIKPVRPAIYKKPGRRKP; the protein is encoded by the coding sequence ATGTCCAGACCTGCCAGAAATCGTTATTTGCCGATGACAAAAGATGAGCTGAAAGCCCTCGGATGGGACCGGTGCGACGTAGTCATCGTCAGCGGGGATGCTTATGTCGATCACCCGTCCTTCGGGGTGGCGATCATTGGCAGGGTGCTGGAAAAAGCCGGCTTCAGAGTCGGGATCATTGCCCAGCCGGACGTAACGGATAAAACGTCATTTTCCCGGCTCGGGGAGCCTCGCCTGTGCTTCTGCGTGACGTCGGGTAACGTGGACTCGATGGTCAACAACTATACGGCTAACAAGCGGCTGAGATCGGATGACGATTACAGCCCCGGCAACAGGCCGCACATGAGGCCGGACCGGGCAGTGACGGTCTACTGCAACAAAATACGGGAGACCTACAAGACCATACCGATCATCACCGGAGGCCTGGAAGCGAGCCTCCGGAGGTTTGCACACTACGATTACTGGGATGATAAAGTGCGTCAGTCCATACTGGCCGACGCGCCAGCCGACATGATCGTCTACGGAATGGGGGAGAAAACGATCGTCGACGTAGTCGGCAGGCTGAAAAACGGAGAGCGCATAGCCGATATTACTGATATACGAGGGACCACCTACAAGACCCGGAAGATCGGCGATCTTTCGGATTTCATTGAACTACCCGACTTTAAGGCTGTATCCACAGACAAACGGGCATTTGCAGAAGCCTTTAAAACGTTCTACGATGAGCAGGACCCGTATTACGGGCATACGCTAGTGCAGAGACACCCAAAGACGATCATAGTCCAGAATCCTCCTGCTCTTCCTCTGACGACTGCCGAGATGGATGCAATCTATGATCTGCCCTATACAAGGTACCCTCACCCGTCTTACAAAGAAGATATTCCTGCGCTCAGGACTGTGAGATTTTCAATAACCAGCCATCGCGGTTGCTTCGGGGGCTGTGCCTTTTGTGCCATTACCGCTCACCAGGGAAGGATGATCCAGAGCAGGAGCCAGGAGTCCATCCTCAGGGAAATAAGAGCTCTGACAAAGCTGCCGGAGTTCAAAGGTACGATCTCCGATATAGGAGGGCCCACGGCGGACATGTACATGCTCGGCTGCTCTAAACGGTCGACCCAGGGCATGTGCAGGGATAAGCTCTGCCTGTACCCTGAGCCCTGCCCGAACCTGAATAAGGATCACTCCCGGCTGATCACTCTGCTTAACGAGGTCCGGAAAGTGCCGGGCGTTAAAAATGTGTTCATAGGCTCTGGTATCAGGTACGATCTGGCCATGCAGGACGAGCAGTATCTCTACCATATATGCAGACAGAACGTCAGCGGTCAACTGAAAGTCGCCCCGGAGCACGTGTCCAGAAACGTCACCGACGCCATGTGTAAGCCTTCTATCGAGGCTTACGATAAGTTCGTGAGCAAGTACCGGGAAATCAACAAAGAGCTGGGCAAAGAACAGTACATTATCCCGTACTTCATCTCCGCTCACCCCGGCTGTACGCTAAAGGACGCCATTCAGCTTGCGGAATACGTCCGGGATATGGGCTATTATGTGGAGCAGGTGCAGGATTTTACCCCGACTCCTTCGACACTGTCGACATGTATGTACTACACTGGATATAATCCGTATACTGGCCAGGAAGTTTACGTGCCGAAAAGTGTGGAAGAGCGCAGGATGTATCGGGCGTTGCTCCAGTACAAGAACCCGGAAAACTATGACCTGGTGAAAAAGGCGCTTATCTCTGCAAATAGAAAAGACTTAATTGGCTATGGACAAAACTGTCTGATCAAGCCTGTCCGTCCTGCAATCTATAAGAAGCCAGGCCGACGAAAGCCGTGA
- the uvrA gene encoding excinuclease ABC subunit UvrA, which produces MHSTIEIRNARLHNLKNVNLDIPKNKIVVITGLSGSGKSTIAMDILLKEGQRQYMESLGMITFGRTRPPVDSIVGLSPTISVDQYLLNHSPRSTVGTVTDIFTYLRVLYARIGHRNCPHCGMEVPPMGFESQAYDWQDESDESADETFPCPGCGRELPELSMAHFSFNKPEGACTTCTGLSVVRQAIVSRLIDENRSIPENAVYGWTDFHNNRNGQILQAAGRYYGFTFDITKPVKDYTPVERDLLLYGTDSPQFKRHFPGIKPPSTSAKGRFEGVITTLMRRYDEHASDAAYREKLDDLFTTQTCTDCEGTRLRPESRAVTVAGLSIDAVSRLSLKDLDAWLQSLPQQLTDQEMLFARPILDDLQERIRRLIEVGVGYLTLERSTPTISAGEARRLRLAALLGSGLTGMLYVLDEPTIGLHQRDTGRLISVLRRLRDLGNTVLVVEHDLELIKAADYLIDIGPGAGKYGGQIVAAGTPAEVAQTEGSLTGAFIAGTMTVPVPETRRKRGQSALMIKGARHFNLNNLTIEIPLGLLVAVTGVSGSGKSSLIFKILATAAHQRLNGTSEKPGDHDSITGWEYIDKVITIDQSQILRIPRSNAATYSDAFTPIREAFAATPDGKKNKATARQFSFNVPGGRCERCQGAGTLAVKMHFLPEVEVRCPACRGRRFKRETLAIKYRGYDISQVLEMTVEEALELFSDVPAIASRLQFMSDVGLGYLKLGQPATTLSGGEAQRLKLARELGRSSTGRTLYLLDEPTTGLHPADTARLLQVLQRLVDAGNSLIVIEHNLDLVKAADWVIDLGPEGGAEGGRLVAEGTPGEVAEVEESYTGQYLKTRLQQK; this is translated from the coding sequence ATGCATTCAACAATCGAGATCCGTAATGCCCGACTGCATAACCTCAAGAATGTAAATCTGGACATACCGAAAAACAAGATCGTGGTGATTACCGGACTCTCAGGCTCTGGAAAATCCACCATCGCCATGGACATTCTTCTAAAGGAAGGCCAGCGCCAGTACATGGAATCACTGGGCATGATCACATTCGGGCGGACCAGGCCGCCTGTGGATTCCATCGTCGGCTTGTCTCCCACGATCAGCGTCGATCAGTATCTTCTGAACCACAGCCCCAGATCGACCGTAGGTACAGTGACGGATATATTTACTTATCTACGGGTTCTGTACGCACGCATTGGCCACCGCAACTGTCCGCACTGTGGAATGGAGGTGCCACCGATGGGCTTCGAGTCTCAGGCGTATGACTGGCAAGACGAGTCTGATGAGAGTGCCGACGAAACATTCCCCTGTCCCGGCTGCGGAAGGGAACTACCAGAGCTGAGCATGGCACACTTTTCGTTCAACAAGCCTGAGGGGGCATGCACAACCTGCACAGGGCTGAGCGTAGTGCGGCAGGCCATCGTCAGCCGCCTTATCGATGAAAACAGGAGTATACCAGAAAATGCCGTGTATGGCTGGACAGATTTCCACAACAATCGCAACGGCCAGATTCTACAGGCTGCAGGCAGATATTATGGCTTTACTTTCGACATTACGAAACCGGTCAAAGATTATACGCCTGTGGAACGTGACCTTTTACTCTATGGCACTGACAGCCCGCAATTCAAGCGACACTTCCCGGGCATCAAACCACCTTCCACTAGCGCAAAGGGTCGATTTGAGGGCGTAATCACTACTTTAATGCGCCGATATGACGAGCATGCCAGCGATGCGGCATATCGTGAAAAACTGGATGACCTGTTCACCACTCAGACCTGTACGGACTGCGAAGGCACCCGCCTGCGCCCGGAGAGTCGGGCAGTTACAGTCGCAGGCTTATCGATCGACGCAGTTTCCAGGCTGTCGCTTAAAGATCTGGATGCATGGCTACAGAGCTTACCGCAGCAATTAACCGATCAGGAAATGTTGTTTGCCCGCCCGATCCTCGACGACCTGCAGGAACGGATCCGACGACTTATAGAAGTAGGGGTGGGTTACCTGACTCTCGAGCGTTCGACCCCGACTATCTCTGCTGGCGAAGCCCGGCGCCTGAGGCTGGCTGCATTGCTGGGGTCAGGGCTGACAGGTATGCTGTACGTCCTCGACGAGCCGACGATAGGCCTCCACCAGCGGGATACAGGACGTCTCATCAGTGTTCTTCGAAGGCTGCGAGATCTGGGCAACACCGTCCTCGTTGTAGAACACGATCTCGAACTGATAAAAGCAGCCGACTACCTGATCGACATCGGCCCCGGCGCCGGCAAATATGGCGGGCAGATCGTTGCTGCAGGCACGCCGGCAGAAGTGGCACAGACTGAAGGTTCACTGACAGGCGCTTTTATTGCTGGTACGATGACCGTGCCGGTACCCGAAACCCGCCGCAAGCGGGGTCAGAGTGCCTTGATGATAAAGGGAGCACGCCACTTCAACCTTAATAACCTGACCATTGAGATCCCGTTAGGGCTGCTGGTAGCAGTCACAGGCGTGTCAGGCTCAGGCAAGTCCTCGCTGATCTTTAAGATCCTCGCCACGGCAGCACACCAGCGCCTGAACGGCACGAGCGAAAAACCCGGAGACCACGACTCGATCACGGGCTGGGAATACATCGACAAGGTCATCACTATCGACCAGAGCCAGATCCTGCGCATACCCCGCTCGAATGCTGCCACTTACTCCGACGCTTTCACGCCGATCAGGGAAGCGTTTGCTGCTACCCCGGATGGAAAAAAGAATAAGGCAACTGCACGGCAGTTCTCCTTTAATGTCCCCGGCGGGCGGTGCGAACGGTGCCAGGGTGCAGGCACGCTGGCCGTAAAAATGCACTTCCTGCCCGAAGTTGAAGTGCGGTGTCCTGCCTGTAGAGGGCGCCGCTTCAAGCGGGAGACACTGGCAATCAAGTATCGTGGCTACGACATTTCTCAGGTGCTGGAGATGACTGTTGAAGAGGCTCTCGAGCTGTTTTCAGATGTTCCGGCCATTGCATCGCGCCTGCAGTTCATGTCCGACGTGGGCCTTGGATACCTAAAGCTAGGCCAGCCAGCCACCACCCTTTCGGGCGGCGAAGCCCAGCGGTTAAAGCTGGCCAGAGAGCTTGGGCGCAGTTCCACCGGCCGCACCCTGTACCTGCTTGACGAGCCTACGACCGGCCTTCACCCTGCAGATACTGCCCGCCTGCTACAGGTTCTCCAGCGGCTGGTCGACGCGGGGAATAGCCTAATTGTCATAGAGCACAACCTCGATCTCGTGAAAGCAGCTGACTGGGTCATCGACCTCGGCCCCGAAGGCGGAGCAGAAGGGGGCAGGCTGGTAGCAGAAGGCACTCCTGGAGAAGTGGCGGAGGTTGAAGAGTCCTATACCGGCCAGTATTTGAAGACCCGGCTACAGCAGAAGTAA
- the pyrF gene encoding orotidine-5'-phosphate decarboxylase, translating into MKAESRLIIAMDVTDRKEALAIAEKLGGAVDAIKVNYPIVLSCGLGIIGELKQYTNVIADFKVADIPNTNKLICEETFKAGADAIICQGFTGKDSVQACVDAAKQYGKEVFVVTEMSHPGALDFLQGHALELVDLARAAGANGIIAPATRPERLAMIRQRAGDMKILSPGVGTQGGDAASAIKAGADFVIVGRSIYNAPDPYQAAKNFIEQLRR; encoded by the coding sequence ATCAAGGCTGAATCTCGCTTAATCATCGCCATGGACGTTACCGACAGAAAAGAGGCGCTGGCTATTGCCGAAAAGCTCGGCGGCGCCGTCGACGCGATCAAGGTGAACTATCCTATTGTACTCTCCTGCGGGCTCGGTATCATCGGGGAGCTAAAGCAATACACTAATGTTATAGCAGACTTTAAAGTCGCCGACATTCCCAACACTAACAAGCTCATCTGTGAAGAGACTTTCAAGGCAGGTGCCGACGCTATCATCTGTCAGGGCTTCACTGGCAAAGACAGCGTGCAGGCCTGTGTCGACGCAGCTAAACAGTATGGCAAAGAGGTGTTCGTGGTCACAGAAATGAGCCACCCGGGCGCCCTTGACTTCCTGCAAGGCCACGCCCTCGAGCTGGTAGATCTCGCAAGAGCTGCAGGAGCTAACGGTATCATAGCACCGGCCACCAGGCCAGAACGCCTCGCCATGATCCGGCAGCGTGCAGGCGACATGAAGATACTCTCTCCCGGAGTTGGAACTCAGGGTGGCGACGCCGCATCGGCTATCAAGGCAGGCGCCGACTTCGTGATCGTGGGAAGAAGCATTTATAATGCACCTGATCCATATCAGGCTGCAAAAAATTTCATAGAGCAGCTGCGCCGATGA
- a CDS encoding Clp1/GlmU family protein yields the protein MHEVTSSFEDILDRVSRSRITLVAGISDTGKSTLVRRLADELPAMVVDSDIGQSDMGPPSVVSLGYRREGRFHMTDGYFVGSVTPARHFLQLMAGVSRMVLQCNRYPLIVNTTGLATGGIGRTLLTEKINAVSPDLIITISTDNELSYLNAFRKCGIEIMNMMPGPDVREKSRAERNLLRGRAFREHFEGASVQSIALQDTGIERSLLNNGAVVSPDTIRSELGFDAVHVEVSGDEAIAVFEDLVPERETIALAFGTKVISAYAASDFENVLVGIIDRDGHLSGLGIVKSIDFDRKVINILTCAKDFSVIQFGTMKLDPETFASAGQFLPSFYRA from the coding sequence ATGCACGAAGTAACGTCTTCATTTGAAGACATACTGGACAGGGTTTCGAGGTCCCGGATTACTCTGGTCGCCGGCATCAGCGATACGGGCAAATCGACGCTTGTACGCAGGCTGGCAGATGAATTACCAGCCATGGTCGTAGATTCGGATATCGGCCAGAGTGATATGGGACCGCCCTCAGTCGTGTCCCTCGGCTATCGCCGGGAAGGCCGCTTCCATATGACTGACGGCTACTTCGTAGGCTCTGTTACTCCAGCCAGACATTTTTTGCAACTGATGGCGGGCGTATCGAGAATGGTACTACAGTGTAATCGTTATCCACTGATAGTCAATACCACGGGTCTTGCAACCGGGGGAATCGGGAGGACGCTGCTTACGGAGAAGATCAACGCGGTCTCGCCGGACTTAATCATCACTATCTCGACTGATAATGAGCTGTCATACCTGAACGCGTTTCGGAAATGCGGGATAGAGATCATGAACATGATGCCCGGCCCGGATGTTCGTGAAAAGAGCCGGGCGGAAAGAAATCTGTTACGAGGCAGGGCTTTTCGAGAGCATTTCGAAGGTGCCAGTGTTCAGAGTATAGCACTTCAGGATACTGGCATAGAGCGATCGCTGCTCAATAACGGAGCTGTCGTTAGCCCCGATACTATTCGGTCAGAGCTGGGCTTTGACGCCGTCCATGTCGAAGTATCCGGGGACGAAGCCATTGCAGTGTTCGAAGACCTGGTGCCCGAACGCGAAACGATCGCCCTGGCATTCGGCACTAAAGTAATCAGTGCATATGCGGCTTCGGATTTTGAGAACGTGCTGGTAGGCATCATTGATCGCGACGGGCATTTATCAGGCCTGGGAATTGTGAAATCGATCGACTTCGATAGAAAAGTCATCAACATACTCACATGTGCGAAAGACTTCTCCGTCATCCAGTTCGGCACAATGAAACTGGATCCCGAAACCTTTGCCAGTGCAGGCCAGTTCCTGCCTTCCTTTTACCGTGCATAA
- the sppA gene encoding signal peptide peptidase SppA yields MCKSLYSRDDQGVVLLKAMFILGILAIVTVLIAGVGLYLVFGSGIKGDLKEMLGLDHDNKVAVVYIEGKMIADKSNDPTDDGAAFSSEVVRAIRKATADDSIKAIVLRVNSPGGTPVAAEEIIAQINRTKAKKPVIVSMGDSATSAAYYVSASADKIFANPDTFTGSIGVIWVFKNKTRYYNEEGINFYIAKSGNYKDVGADWRGLSENEKSYIQSIINESYERFVTAVATGRNLPENQIRAIADGRVMTGTSAKSMGLVDEIGGLYDAIEYAAKLGGIKGEPVIVHMNEPGSKGT; encoded by the coding sequence ATGTGTAAATCACTATACAGCCGTGATGATCAAGGTGTCGTTTTACTAAAAGCCATGTTTATACTGGGGATACTGGCAATAGTCACTGTCTTAATCGCCGGAGTCGGATTATACCTGGTCTTTGGATCTGGCATTAAGGGCGATCTAAAGGAAATGCTCGGTCTGGATCATGATAATAAAGTGGCGGTCGTGTATATCGAGGGCAAAATGATCGCCGACAAGTCTAATGATCCAACTGACGATGGGGCAGCCTTTTCCAGTGAAGTCGTCAGGGCAATAAGAAAAGCCACAGCGGACGATAGTATAAAAGCTATCGTGCTCAGGGTTAACTCCCCTGGTGGTACGCCGGTAGCTGCTGAAGAGATCATCGCTCAGATCAACCGGACGAAAGCTAAGAAACCGGTGATCGTATCTATGGGTGATTCAGCTACATCGGCCGCATACTACGTATCGGCTAGTGCAGATAAGATCTTTGCTAACCCAGACACGTTTACGGGTAGCATCGGCGTCATCTGGGTTTTCAAGAACAAGACCCGGTATTATAACGAGGAAGGTATCAATTTCTACATTGCCAAATCCGGGAACTACAAGGATGTTGGAGCAGACTGGCGGGGCCTGTCGGAAAATGAAAAGTCGTATATTCAGAGCATCATAAACGAGAGCTACGAACGGTTTGTCACCGCAGTCGCTACAGGCCGCAATTTGCCTGAGAATCAGATCAGGGCAATCGCAGACGGTCGCGTTATGACTGGCACGAGTGCTAAATCAATGGGTCTTGTTGATGAGATAGGAGGCCTGTATGATGCGATCGAGTATGCTGCAAAACTGGGGGGCATTAAGGGCGAGCCAGTGATCGTACACATGAACGAGCCGGGCTCGAAAGGTACCTAA
- a CDS encoding pentapeptide repeat-containing protein: MPDNALMKKTKYLLELRESNFSGGIREKDLSHADLSMADFHGMQFVDVNFEGATLENLNLYDCQLINCSFKNARLNRVIARKTKIFKCVFENADMSQGDFGESVFYKSRFEGSDMHLCKMSNSKWTGCSLNRVNALGTDLSSSFMSGVEIYSSELRNTNFDKASIMSSKILDSSLEYASFNQSVIYETKIESCKTDGMLLFETKTDLNTDDLKYARVLDIVKI; this comes from the coding sequence ATGCCAGACAATGCGCTTATGAAAAAAACAAAATATCTGCTGGAACTAAGAGAATCCAATTTTTCCGGGGGGATCAGAGAAAAAGATCTGAGTCACGCGGACCTTAGCATGGCGGATTTTCATGGCATGCAGTTTGTCGACGTCAATTTTGAAGGTGCAACGCTAGAAAACCTGAACCTGTATGACTGCCAGCTTATCAACTGCAGCTTTAAAAATGCCAGGCTTAACAGGGTCATCGCGCGCAAGACTAAGATCTTTAAGTGTGTTTTCGAAAACGCCGACATGTCTCAGGGAGATTTCGGTGAGTCAGTCTTTTACAAATCCCGTTTCGAAGGCTCAGACATGCACCTTTGTAAGATGTCCAACTCGAAGTGGACCGGATGCTCTTTAAACAGAGTAAACGCTCTCGGCACGGATCTTTCTTCATCATTCATGTCAGGAGTTGAAATTTACTCGTCAGAGTTACGTAATACCAACTTTGACAAGGCGTCTATAATGAGCAGCAAGATCCTGGACTCGTCGCTTGAATATGCTTCATTTAACCAGTCAGTAATTTATGAGACAAAAATCGAATCGTGCAAAACCGACGGGATGCTGCTGTTCGAGACTAAGACGGACCTCAATACAGATGATCTAAAGTATGCCAGAGTCCTCGACATAGTCAAGATTTAG